The following proteins come from a genomic window of Paenibacillus swuensis:
- a CDS encoding phospho-sugar mutase, whose protein sequence is MTQTTRKASEIFTQWLQDELIDETTKEELRSIEGQDKEVEDRFYKDLAFGTGGLRGVVGAGTNRMNVYTVGRATQGFAEYLTERHPDGASAVIAYDSRKFSPEFSLEAALVLAGNGVKTYVFESLRPTPELSFAVRELKASAGIVVTASHNPPEYNGYKVYGEDGCQLVPEFAEQVISRINSIDSLNRIAKLTREEAESQGLLVWIGADVDKRYIDTITAVSRNKELIQQRMGSDFSIVFSPLHGAGNESVRAALSEIGFKNVHVVAEQERPDGNFSTVKSPNPEEREAFTLAIQLAEKVDADIIIGTDPDCDRMGAVVKNPKGEYFVLSGNQSGAIMVHYLLNSLKERNEMPANGVVIKTIVTSEMGATIAQHHGASVINTLTGFKYIGEKMTEFEATKQYEFLFGYEESYGYLAGTYARDKDAVIASMLICEAAAYYKAQGKTLYDVLQELYEQFGYFLESLESRTLKGKDGVEQINAIMSDWRNNAPSEIGGIAVTEVLDYELGLDELPKENVLKYKLADGSWFCLRPSGTEPKIKVYFAVQGHTGEEAAARLSSLTAAVMSRVDG, encoded by the coding sequence ATGACTCAAACGACTCGTAAGGCTTCAGAAATTTTCACGCAATGGTTGCAAGATGAACTTATCGATGAGACGACCAAAGAGGAACTTCGCTCCATTGAAGGACAGGACAAGGAAGTGGAGGACCGCTTCTACAAAGATCTGGCATTCGGTACCGGCGGCCTTCGCGGTGTGGTGGGAGCCGGAACGAACCGCATGAACGTCTATACTGTCGGACGCGCGACACAAGGCTTTGCCGAATACTTAACCGAACGTCACCCTGACGGTGCCTCGGCGGTCATTGCATACGATTCCAGAAAATTCTCACCCGAATTCTCTTTGGAAGCAGCCTTGGTTCTGGCCGGTAACGGCGTGAAGACCTATGTGTTTGAATCCTTGAGACCGACACCGGAATTATCGTTTGCCGTGCGGGAACTGAAAGCTTCCGCCGGTATCGTGGTTACGGCAAGTCATAACCCTCCTGAATATAACGGCTACAAGGTCTATGGCGAAGACGGATGCCAATTGGTACCTGAATTCGCGGAACAGGTTATTTCCCGAATTAACAGCATTGATTCCCTGAACCGCATCGCAAAGCTTACTCGCGAAGAAGCGGAGAGCCAAGGCTTGCTGGTTTGGATCGGCGCTGATGTGGACAAACGTTACATTGATACGATTACAGCGGTCAGCCGGAATAAAGAGTTAATCCAACAACGTATGGGATCCGATTTCTCCATCGTGTTCTCTCCGTTACACGGAGCAGGCAATGAATCGGTACGTGCCGCGCTTAGCGAAATCGGCTTTAAGAACGTGCATGTGGTAGCTGAGCAAGAGCGGCCTGACGGCAATTTCAGCACCGTCAAATCGCCGAATCCGGAAGAGCGCGAAGCTTTCACGCTGGCGATTCAACTGGCGGAGAAGGTGGATGCCGACATTATTATCGGCACAGACCCGGACTGTGACCGGATGGGCGCTGTGGTGAAGAACCCGAAGGGGGAATACTTCGTATTATCCGGTAATCAATCGGGAGCGATTATGGTCCACTACTTGCTGAATTCATTGAAAGAACGCAATGAAATGCCGGCGAACGGTGTTGTCATCAAGACGATCGTCACCAGTGAGATGGGAGCGACTATTGCTCAGCATCACGGTGCTTCTGTCATCAACACGCTAACGGGATTCAAATATATCGGCGAGAAAATGACGGAGTTCGAAGCGACGAAACAATATGAATTCCTGTTCGGCTATGAAGAAAGCTACGGATACCTAGCCGGTACATACGCGAGAGATAAAGACGCGGTCATTGCTTCGATGTTGATTTGCGAGGCGGCAGCGTACTACAAAGCACAAGGAAAAACACTCTATGACGTGTTGCAAGAGCTGTATGAGCAATTCGGTTACTTCCTGGAAAGCCTGGAATCCAGAACGCTCAAGGGAAAAGACGGCGTAGAGCAAATCAACGCGATCATGAGTGACTGGCGGAATAACGCGCCTTCCGAAATTGGAGGCATTGCGGTTACGGAAGTTCTTGATTACGAACTGGGCTTAGATGAGCTGCCGAAAGAGAATGTCTTGAAATACAAGCTGGCGGACGGATCATGGTTTTGCTTACGTCCTTCAGGTACGGAACCGAAAATTAAAGTGTATTTCGCGGTACAAGGTCATACCGGCGAGGAAGCGGCCGCTCGGCTCAGCAGCTTAACGGCCGCGGTTATGTCCCGTGTAGACGGATAA
- a CDS encoding MraY family glycosyltransferase: MTYIYLLGFAAALALSFIFTPLVKMFAFKVNAVDRPNHRKVHTRIMPRLGGLAIFAAFAGTYFILSPWLHLDKHNLNLIHGLLAGGTIIVIIGALDDRFELSAKVKLLGQIIAACVVVFGFGIKVNFYNVPFGDPMMPIQDWIAIPLTIFWIVGVTNAINLIDGLDGLAAGVSGIATATILVLALFMVNGGTVILISSLLLGSIIGFLFFNFHPAKIFMGDSGSLFLGFSLATLSIMGFKQATLVSFIIPLFIIGVPLSDTFFAIVRRWVNNKPIFAPDKGHLHHCLQQLGFSHRKTVLMIYGVALFFGTTAVVLSQVSQIANWVTVLVIAATIVVLQLGAEVIGIVDRSRRPLLSVLQRLRMKTETDTNSK, encoded by the coding sequence ATGACTTACATCTACTTGCTTGGTTTTGCTGCCGCGTTAGCCTTATCTTTCATCTTTACGCCTCTCGTGAAGATGTTCGCGTTCAAGGTCAACGCTGTCGACCGGCCTAACCACAGAAAAGTACACACGCGCATCATGCCGCGACTTGGGGGACTTGCGATTTTCGCAGCTTTTGCCGGAACGTACTTTATCCTGTCTCCTTGGTTACATCTGGACAAACACAATTTAAACCTAATACACGGCTTACTAGCCGGCGGTACCATTATTGTTATTATTGGTGCGCTGGATGATAGATTCGAATTATCGGCTAAAGTGAAATTGTTGGGCCAGATCATTGCGGCTTGCGTAGTCGTCTTTGGCTTTGGGATTAAAGTGAATTTCTATAACGTGCCTTTCGGGGACCCGATGATGCCGATTCAAGATTGGATTGCCATTCCGCTCACGATTTTCTGGATCGTCGGTGTGACGAATGCCATCAATCTGATTGACGGGCTCGACGGTTTGGCAGCGGGCGTATCTGGCATCGCTACGGCGACCATCCTGGTGCTTGCTCTATTCATGGTCAACGGCGGAACGGTAATCTTGATCAGTTCCCTGTTACTGGGCAGCATTATTGGATTCCTGTTCTTTAATTTTCATCCGGCGAAGATCTTTATGGGCGATTCCGGATCGCTGTTTCTGGGTTTCAGTCTTGCGACCTTATCCATCATGGGCTTTAAGCAAGCAACCCTCGTTTCGTTTATTATCCCGCTGTTCATCATCGGCGTGCCGCTGTCGGATACATTCTTCGCGATCGTTCGCCGTTGGGTGAATAACAAGCCGATTTTTGCTCCGGACAAAGGTCATTTGCATCATTGCCTGCAGCAACTGGGCTTCAGCCATCGCAAGACCGTTCTGATGATCTACGGCGTGGCGTTATTCTTCGGAACAACGGCGGTCGTTCTGTCTCAGGTATCCCAGATTGCGAACTGGGTGACGGTTCTCGTGATCGCGGCAACCATCGTCGTGCTGCAACTGGGTGCGGAAGTGATCGGGATTGTGGATCGCTCGCGCAGACCGCTGCTCTCCGTATTGCAACGGCTGCGTATGAAGACGGAAACCGATACGAATTCCAAGTAA
- a CDS encoding DUF5693 family protein, with amino-acid sequence MLRTLLGWNDKFEKVLWILVILGIVASLPIAYQRVQTERSSKNVEMVFDYRDLADMAAVKLNPQAYIQEHLKNLKDAGFTSMAVYDSSLGELRNSRRLQLFNTADYAALTGTALAQDRNHTYLLFANQESAEKLKPIITAAFARIEAGVEDWNWKGQQGLVLQLPFEESVMQTFDPDPFALQNISEAGFDIVARISDRRSNLTKEDIDHILGVYRNYGTRWIIFDGTSVTGFSNEADQRTLSYMGEALKKNGMGIAAIEMLKKPIEGFSKLAYAIDYDVVRLNSLSDTDAWKSPSVLSDRQQLAVKDRNIRMLYYNAEVVRNYDKGVIKDPMENLYLSLKGDNGVFARIQDAGYSFGTAEPFDYVHSDWQRYLKLLVITGGVAFITLLIALFLPVLSIPVFVVGMIGAAGLTVVSPELLSKALALGVSIAAPSVAVILAVRTIQNMTEDQGVLSRWTKAVTLFLRTAIISLMAVPFIIALLNAPKYMLVLDQFRGVSLLHAAPIALVAVYIVLFTSGSLMSTLRTLLNKQITVLWVVLAGILGVAGMYYLSRTGNEGSASSIELLFRSVLENTFGVRPRTKEFMLAHPIFILAAYVAIRGVKYRSAMYLFIFAVIGQLSMVDTFAHLHSPIHISVIRVLLGIGIGIILSVIYVAAWEILVRGWKRWAPQFKS; translated from the coding sequence TTGCTTCGTACCTTACTGGGGTGGAACGATAAGTTCGAGAAAGTGTTATGGATACTGGTGATCTTGGGGATTGTGGCATCGTTGCCGATCGCTTATCAACGGGTACAGACCGAACGTTCCTCCAAGAATGTGGAGATGGTGTTCGATTACAGAGATTTAGCGGATATGGCGGCTGTTAAGCTGAATCCTCAAGCTTACATTCAGGAACATCTGAAGAACTTGAAAGACGCGGGATTCACCTCCATGGCCGTTTACGACAGCAGCTTGGGTGAGTTGAGAAACAGCAGGCGCTTGCAGCTGTTTAATACAGCGGATTATGCCGCATTGACGGGAACCGCTTTGGCTCAAGATCGCAACCACACGTATTTGCTGTTCGCGAATCAGGAGTCGGCTGAGAAATTGAAGCCGATTATTACGGCCGCTTTTGCACGGATTGAAGCAGGGGTTGAGGATTGGAATTGGAAGGGTCAGCAAGGGCTGGTGCTTCAATTGCCGTTCGAAGAATCGGTTATGCAAACCTTTGATCCGGATCCGTTTGCCTTGCAGAATATTTCGGAAGCGGGTTTTGACATTGTTGCCCGGATCTCCGACCGTCGCAGTAACTTAACAAAGGAAGATATCGATCATATTCTTGGGGTTTACCGCAATTACGGGACCCGCTGGATTATTTTCGACGGTACATCCGTAACGGGGTTCTCAAATGAGGCTGATCAACGCACTCTAAGTTATATGGGTGAAGCCTTGAAGAAGAACGGTATGGGCATCGCGGCGATCGAGATGTTGAAGAAACCGATTGAAGGCTTTAGCAAGCTAGCATATGCAATTGATTATGATGTCGTTCGATTGAATTCCCTCTCGGATACCGATGCTTGGAAATCGCCATCCGTCCTGTCCGACCGTCAACAACTGGCTGTCAAAGACCGGAATATTCGGATGTTGTATTATAATGCGGAAGTCGTGAGAAATTATGACAAAGGGGTTATCAAAGACCCTATGGAAAACCTGTACCTGAGCTTGAAAGGCGACAACGGCGTGTTCGCTCGGATTCAGGACGCCGGTTATTCCTTCGGTACAGCCGAACCTTTTGATTATGTACATTCCGATTGGCAGCGTTACTTGAAACTCTTGGTCATCACAGGCGGGGTTGCGTTCATTACTCTTCTCATCGCCTTGTTCTTACCTGTACTCAGCATCCCGGTATTTGTGGTGGGAATGATTGGAGCGGCCGGACTAACCGTTGTATCGCCGGAACTGCTTAGCAAGGCATTGGCATTGGGCGTCAGTATCGCGGCGCCGTCCGTCGCGGTCATTCTAGCGGTCCGCACCATTCAGAACATGACAGAAGATCAAGGCGTTCTGTCCCGCTGGACTAAGGCGGTAACGTTATTCCTGAGAACAGCCATCATTTCCTTAATGGCGGTGCCGTTTATCATCGCTTTGCTTAATGCGCCGAAATACATGCTGGTGCTGGATCAATTCCGTGGTGTGAGTCTGCTGCATGCGGCGCCGATTGCTTTGGTCGCAGTCTATATCGTACTGTTCACCTCAGGCTCTTTAATGAGTACGTTGCGTACCTTACTGAATAAACAAATTACCGTATTGTGGGTTGTCCTGGCCGGAATCCTGGGTGTTGCGGGAATGTATTACTTATCGCGTACGGGAAATGAAGGCTCGGCTTCTTCGATTGAATTGCTGTTCCGTTCGGTGCTGGAGAATACATTCGGCGTGCGCCCGCGGACCAAAGAGTTCATGCTTGCACACCCGATTTTCATCCTGGCTGCTTATGTTGCCATCCGCGGTGTTAAATATCGCAGCGCCATGTATCTGTTTATCTTTGCGGTTATCGGGCAGCTGTCCATGGTGGATACGTTCGCGCATTTGCATTCACCGATTCATATTTCAGTGATCCGGGTTCTATTGGGTATCGGGATAGGTATCATTCTTAGTGTGATTTATGTTGCGGCCTGGGAAATTCTTGTAAGGGGTTGGAAGCGTTGGGCTCCTCAGTTCAAAAGTTAG
- a CDS encoding S-layer homology domain-containing protein — protein MFSRTKTGQKLLIAGLLLALGWPVTGSASPPDYAGGVNNEYKYEEVVFLSGEPITFSGKMTRSEKTAKGVTTIGYSFALISVDPNHKGKLSRKQTFVTTETLRPDKGQTTTNTLLSRGYKEDIEISGRKYTLADYQFSKSDVIDNRPVSDYYSGNLAGKKVYIANKGKTDEEEITVTLSGGDVGFKNFWGSAESQVINQTIAAKKWNGTVKSTTSDSVTKKLIYQDNIANHTSFDGGYMRVMNGEMASRYEYNMPVNDPATGGPSAANRNIGEIRLIQERVPGIERLIVPKFRDTQNHWAQESIEKLYSLDILTEKTEIYAPNIAMNRYDFTVAVMKAADTRVLAKGKEQASVSGNLLFRDLSVKDANYKYMLSASSKGIVSGVTPNLFSPNSPLTRAQAVSILIRALGLETQAPKTAYTTSFEDDRFIPYWAKDAVYAAQEVGLIIGASDNRFKPNDVMTRADAAVMLARFLEFIEKDLKTDYTDNIVLY, from the coding sequence TTGTTTTCGCGCACAAAAACAGGTCAGAAGCTACTGATAGCCGGGTTGTTGCTGGCACTGGGATGGCCGGTGACCGGATCCGCCTCTCCGCCGGATTACGCCGGTGGTGTCAATAACGAGTATAAATATGAAGAAGTTGTATTTTTGAGCGGAGAGCCCATAACCTTTTCCGGCAAAATGACCCGATCCGAGAAAACAGCCAAAGGCGTTACCACGATAGGATATTCGTTTGCTTTAATTTCCGTGGACCCGAACCACAAAGGGAAACTTAGCCGCAAGCAAACCTTCGTCACAACCGAAACGCTGCGGCCGGATAAGGGGCAGACCACAACCAATACGCTGCTTTCCAGAGGGTATAAGGAAGATATCGAAATCTCGGGTCGGAAGTACACGCTGGCTGATTACCAATTCTCCAAGTCGGATGTGATCGACAATCGTCCTGTGAGCGACTATTACTCCGGTAACCTCGCCGGCAAAAAAGTGTACATAGCGAACAAGGGAAAGACCGATGAAGAGGAAATAACGGTAACGCTAAGCGGGGGAGATGTCGGATTCAAGAATTTCTGGGGCTCCGCGGAATCTCAGGTGATTAACCAGACCATTGCGGCGAAGAAATGGAACGGGACCGTGAAATCCACAACCTCGGACAGTGTCACGAAAAAGCTGATTTATCAGGATAATATTGCGAATCATACAAGCTTTGACGGCGGGTATATGCGGGTTATGAACGGGGAAATGGCTTCCCGGTATGAGTACAACATGCCTGTGAACGATCCAGCGACAGGGGGGCCTTCGGCTGCGAATCGCAACATTGGCGAAATTCGCTTGATTCAAGAGCGCGTTCCGGGGATCGAAAGGTTGATTGTTCCGAAGTTCAGGGATACGCAGAATCATTGGGCGCAAGAGTCGATTGAGAAGTTGTATTCATTGGATATTCTGACGGAGAAGACAGAGATCTATGCTCCGAACATCGCCATGAACCGTTATGATTTTACCGTGGCCGTCATGAAGGCTGCTGATACGCGCGTGCTTGCCAAAGGGAAAGAACAAGCATCGGTATCAGGAAACTTGTTGTTTCGCGATTTGAGCGTCAAGGATGCCAATTATAAATATATGTTGAGCGCAAGTAGTAAGGGGATCGTATCCGGCGTTACACCGAATCTCTTTAGCCCAAACAGTCCTCTTACGAGAGCGCAAGCTGTATCCATTCTGATCCGGGCATTAGGATTGGAGACACAGGCGCCGAAGACGGCATACACAACTTCGTTTGAGGATGATCGCTTCATTCCATATTGGGCCAAGGATGCGGTATATGCCGCTCAAGAGGTGGGCTTGATCATCGGGGCAAGCGATAACCGATTTAAACCGAATGATGTCATGACCCGTGCGGATGCGGCAGTGATGCTGGCCCGGTTTCTGGAGTTTATCGAGAAAGATCTGAAGACGGATTACACCGACAACATCGTATTATACTAG
- the fabZ gene encoding 3-hydroxyacyl-ACP dehydratase FabZ, with protein sequence MLDIKQIQEIIPHRYPFLLIDRILEVEDGKRAVGLKNVTMNEPFFEGHFPNYPVMPGVLILEALAQVGAVAILKLEENRGKLGMFAGVDNFRWRGQVVPGDTLILEVTMTRLKGPIGKAQGIAKVGDTVVAEGELMFALVDPKKNRDNGREEPS encoded by the coding sequence ATGCTTGATATTAAACAGATTCAAGAAATTATTCCTCACCGCTATCCATTTTTATTAATTGACCGAATTCTTGAAGTGGAAGACGGCAAACGGGCCGTAGGTCTCAAAAATGTAACGATGAACGAACCCTTCTTTGAGGGGCACTTCCCGAATTATCCGGTTATGCCCGGGGTACTAATCCTGGAGGCTCTGGCGCAAGTCGGCGCCGTGGCTATACTTAAACTAGAAGAGAACCGAGGCAAACTGGGCATGTTCGCGGGCGTGGACAATTTCCGTTGGCGCGGGCAGGTTGTGCCCGGGGATACGCTGATCCTTGAAGTTACGATGACCCGTCTGAAAGGGCCGATCGGCAAGGCGCAAGGCATCGCCAAGGTCGGCGATACCGTTGTGGCCGAAGGAGAGCTCATGTTTGCCCTGGTTGATCCCAAAAAAAATAGAGACAATGGAAGAGAGGAACCTTCATGA
- the csaB gene encoding polysaccharide pyruvyl transferase CsaB — protein sequence MEALGSSVQKLVISGYYGFNNSGDEAVLKSILLALEEEGERQGVRIEPIVLSVNPPLTEKLYGVRAVHRMRFAEVRQAVRESDGLISGGGSLLQDATGLKSIPYYLAIVKIAQWYGKPTFIYSQGIGPVNRRAFYPLIRHVFSRASYISVRDDESRDLLRQIGVAPDGIGVVPDPVMAMPLPQAAESPRPEAAGAPATDRPVIGVSVRFWNKDRSDLDRLVQGLAAAAAERAVRFHFLPFHLPSDEAASVYVMERLRTAAAGSDIELSLYGGSEDPQAMLAEVSRCDLLIGMRLHSLIYAAGQAVPVMGITYDPKIDHFMNRLGMKSAATTERMDPQAFAQEAVSLIDGKADWVRAKSDLIRQLKADAVKPAQQIVSFYVK from the coding sequence TTGGAAGCGTTGGGCTCCTCAGTTCAAAAGTTAGTCATATCCGGCTACTACGGATTTAACAATAGCGGCGATGAAGCCGTGTTGAAATCCATTCTGCTCGCACTTGAAGAGGAAGGGGAGAGACAAGGCGTCCGCATAGAGCCGATTGTGTTATCGGTTAACCCGCCGTTGACCGAGAAGCTTTACGGTGTCCGCGCGGTTCACCGCATGCGGTTCGCCGAAGTAAGACAAGCCGTGCGTGAGAGCGACGGCTTGATCAGCGGCGGCGGGAGTTTGCTGCAGGATGCCACGGGATTGAAGTCGATTCCGTACTATCTCGCGATTGTAAAGATCGCGCAATGGTACGGCAAGCCGACCTTCATTTACTCCCAGGGCATCGGCCCGGTCAACCGCCGCGCGTTCTACCCGCTGATCCGGCACGTCTTCAGCCGGGCCAGCTACATCTCGGTCCGCGACGACGAGTCGCGCGACCTGCTGCGGCAGATCGGCGTCGCGCCGGACGGGATCGGGGTCGTCCCCGATCCCGTCATGGCGATGCCGTTGCCGCAGGCCGCGGAGTCGCCGCGGCCCGAAGCCGCAGGCGCCCCCGCAACCGACCGCCCCGTGATCGGGGTGTCGGTGCGGTTCTGGAACAAGGACCGGTCGGATCTCGACCGCCTTGTTCAGGGGCTTGCAGCTGCAGCGGCGGAGCGCGCGGTCCGCTTTCACTTCCTTCCGTTCCATCTGCCTTCGGACGAAGCCGCTTCGGTGTACGTGATGGAACGTCTGCGCACGGCCGCCGCCGGCTCGGATATCGAGCTTAGCCTCTACGGCGGCTCGGAAGACCCGCAGGCGATGCTGGCCGAGGTCAGCCGCTGCGACTTGCTGATCGGCATGCGTCTGCACTCGCTGATCTATGCCGCGGGACAAGCCGTGCCGGTCATGGGCATTACATATGATCCGAAGATTGATCATTTCATGAACCGGCTCGGGATGAAGTCCGCGGCGACGACCGAGCGGATGGATCCGCAAGCCTTCGCGCAAGAGGCCGTCTCTTTGATCGACGGCAAGGCCGACTGGGTCCGCGCGAAATCGGACCTGATCCGTCAGCTGAAAGCCGATGCGGTCAAGCCCGCGCAACAAATTGTTAGCTTTTACGTTAAATAG
- a CDS encoding S-layer homology domain-containing protein — protein MKEWNRIGLRTRWVGAALSLQLVTMAVIPVASAAAFKDTKGNFAESAIDALHQQGVISGFANGTFKPNQSITRVEFFTLLNKVMGYTNADTPMFADVSSKSWFYEQVGIAVGSGYIQGEYQDGGKLSPTIPITRQEVASMLAKSLKLPLDNNAAVKLPYKDSAQVNSWRKSAVQSVVSAQLMAGMPDRTFRPAEAVSRAQVAAILKRVVDNYMGGTSAGSSGGNSSNGGGSALTYKPLNPITLNLNASAAQFLPTYVDAVLGTSVSKVAVTWPSIPTNEIGKFTYEGTLSGSTYKPKLIVFVVDPSAAGNGGNTGTPGTGTGTTSPPITINGPALSDVKISFSSLFSTIIVRSNDKVTSVMAGSDVMHYEGGNSFSLATAGLKLGQKITIKALDIQGKVIEQKDYIVQSTTNGN, from the coding sequence ATGAAAGAATGGAATCGCATCGGTTTGCGGACCAGATGGGTGGGAGCGGCGTTAAGTCTGCAGTTGGTGACCATGGCCGTCATTCCGGTCGCCTCGGCCGCCGCGTTCAAAGATACGAAAGGCAACTTTGCCGAAAGCGCGATTGATGCTCTGCATCAGCAGGGAGTGATCAGCGGATTTGCCAACGGAACGTTCAAGCCTAATCAGTCGATTACGAGGGTGGAATTTTTCACATTGTTGAACAAAGTGATGGGGTATACGAATGCGGATACGCCGATGTTCGCGGATGTGAGCTCTAAATCGTGGTTTTATGAGCAAGTGGGCATTGCGGTGGGCTCTGGGTATATTCAAGGGGAATATCAGGACGGCGGCAAGTTGAGTCCCACCATACCGATTACAAGACAAGAAGTGGCCAGTATGCTGGCGAAGTCGCTTAAATTGCCTTTAGATAATAACGCTGCAGTCAAGCTTCCATATAAAGATAGCGCGCAAGTAAACAGCTGGCGTAAATCCGCGGTTCAATCCGTGGTTAGCGCACAGCTGATGGCGGGGATGCCGGACCGTACGTTCCGACCGGCGGAAGCTGTGAGCCGTGCACAAGTAGCCGCCATTTTGAAACGGGTCGTTGACAATTATATGGGCGGCACATCCGCGGGTTCAAGCGGCGGTAACAGCAGTAACGGCGGCGGGTCCGCGCTTACATACAAGCCGCTGAACCCGATTACGCTAAACCTTAACGCATCAGCCGCTCAATTCTTGCCAACGTATGTGGATGCTGTACTGGGGACTTCCGTAAGCAAAGTAGCTGTTACTTGGCCAAGCATCCCGACGAACGAAATCGGCAAATTCACTTACGAAGGTACGCTGAGCGGATCTACATACAAACCGAAGCTCATTGTGTTTGTCGTTGATCCGTCGGCTGCCGGCAATGGCGGGAATACAGGCACGCCGGGAACAGGCACGGGGACAACCTCGCCGCCGATCACGATTAACGGTCCTGCTTTAAGCGATGTCAAGATCAGCTTCAGTTCGCTGTTCTCTACCATTATCGTTCGTTCCAACGATAAAGTGACCTCCGTTATGGCGGGCAGCGACGTTATGCATTATGAGGGCGGAAATTCCTTCAGTCTGGCAACGGCCGGATTAAAGTTGGGGCAGAAGATCACCATTAAAGCGCTGGATATTCAAGGTAAAGTGATTGAACAGAAGGATTACATCGTACAATCCACAACGAATGGAAATTAA
- a CDS encoding WecB/TagA/CpsF family glycosyltransferase — translation MNMQQTVNHLTDRILSRQVTQVITANPIMVMSALESPEYMAMMKRAELVVPDGTGVVWAAKHVGNPVAERVPGFELLHHLLRVGESQGWKVYLLGSSPEIVRETYDRLRAQFPKVSFVGYRDGFFGASEDAEVIRAIRETNPDLLFVARGADTQEPWIARYKQELNVPLIMGVGGSFDVISGKTKRAPAAFQKLHLEWFYRLLKEPTRYKRMLALPKFAVKVLRDKENVQKG, via the coding sequence ATGAATATGCAACAAACCGTGAATCACCTGACGGACCGGATCCTCTCCCGTCAAGTGACTCAGGTCATTACGGCGAATCCGATCATGGTCATGTCGGCGCTGGAATCGCCTGAGTACATGGCGATGATGAAGCGCGCCGAACTTGTCGTGCCGGACGGTACGGGCGTCGTGTGGGCGGCTAAGCATGTCGGCAATCCTGTGGCCGAACGCGTGCCGGGCTTTGAACTTCTTCATCACCTGCTTCGGGTGGGAGAATCCCAAGGCTGGAAGGTGTACCTGCTCGGATCTTCTCCGGAGATTGTGCGGGAAACGTATGACAGACTGCGTGCCCAGTTCCCCAAAGTATCCTTTGTCGGATACAGGGACGGCTTCTTCGGCGCTTCGGAAGATGCCGAGGTCATCCGCGCAATCCGTGAAACCAATCCGGATTTGTTATTTGTGGCGAGAGGCGCGGACACGCAAGAGCCTTGGATCGCTCGTTACAAGCAGGAACTGAACGTTCCGTTAATTATGGGTGTCGGCGGCAGCTTTGACGTCATCTCGGGGAAAACCAAGCGCGCCCCCGCAGCTTTCCAGAAGCTTCATCTCGAATGGTTCTACCGTTTATTGAAGGAACCCACCCGTTACAAACGAATGCTGGCGTTACCGAAATTCGCGGTAAAAGTGCTGCGGGACAAAGAAAACGTGCAAAAAGGTTAG